CTTTGGCTGTACGCGGGTTCTCATCTCGAGGGGTGTCGCTACGCTCAACCCCTCGCTACAAGCTGGTATCGCTCCGCCATAACGTTTATCCCCCGAGATCCCGAGACCGTTTTCAACGGCTCGTAGTATGAGAGGACCGCCACGAAGGGATCTGGGTGGTGGAAGTGGCTGCCAGGGGTGGAGTACCTGTGGGCCATGCTCTGGCATGGGGTACCGAGGTGGGCCAGGAATATGAATTTTTATCCTTGGCATACTCTCTCTGAATGGATGCCATGAGGTGCCATCCAGCGCTGGATGGTGCTTCCTTCCCGTAGAACATCACTCAAGATGCCCTTGGATTCCATCTTGTGAATGACAAGGGAGGTGTCTTGGAGTTGGCATACCATGGTATTTCATCATGCATCATCGCATGATGTCTCCATTTCATGGAATCACCGTGCTTCTCTCACCTGGCCTGACCCTCTACGCCCTCTGATGGCAGCAGCAGCCCACCGGGCGGCGTAAAACAAAAACTCTTCCTTGGAAAACGAACCAACAAAACCAGCAAAACCAACAAAACCTCCCCTGCCCTCCCATCACCACCCCCTACAGGCGGGTTGAAAAAATTATTCTGCACTCAAAAACGTACTGCCAAAACTGCCGAAATTACCGAGGCTGGGTATTTCGGCAGTTTTGGCAGTACCTTTTGAGCGTCTGTTTTTTGTGTCGCAGCCAGGTGCGCTTTCCTCCGCGCTCCATCACAGGGAGAGTGCTGCACTCTGCTGCCACGGCATGCGTCTTCCTGCCATAGGACCAGCCCCCATGCTCTGCGCCCAAGCGGCGGCCCGCAGAAAAATCTCTCGCTGGAAAACGAACTGACAGATCTGCCCCTCTCCCGGCCTGGCTACAGCACTGCTTCATGGGGTGCCGCTTACAAGCGGCATGGTCTGCCCCTCGTGCAGATTCACAAAGGCACCGTCCACGCCCAGCCGCCGCACGCTCTGCCTTGAGCGCAGCTCCCACACGCAGCTGGAGACGACCTCATAGCCGCGTCTCTGGAGCGCTTGCACGAGCCAGCGGGTCAGCACCAGTTGATTGACCATGCAGCAGTCCCACGGCTGCCGCCGCCAGAGCGCCGCCAGGGCGGGCAGGAGGCCAAAGCGGGCCAAACGGATGTCGGGTATCAGCTGCCGCATTCTCCACAAAACACGGCTCCTGTGCGAAGCCAGGACCACCTTTTCCCATGGTAGATGCGCTGCCAGATACTCGGTCACGCAGATGAGATCTGCCTCAGTGTAATCGCCCTTGAGATGGGCGATGAGGCGCATGTGGGGGCCGATTTCCGCCAGGCACTCGCGCAGCGCGCTCTTCGTATTCCACCCAAAATGCGCGCAGTGGAATTCGCCGTCAGCAGCACGCACCACGTCGAGTTCCACATAGTCTGCTTGATGCTGTGCAGCGAGGCGCACCCCGGCAGGGCTGTTTTGCAGGCCCCGGCCCATGCCACCACGATGGGCGATGGTTTTCATGCGGTGGTCTGACTCATGGCGTGTGGCAGTGACCATCATTGTGCCTTCTCGTCAAGCGGCACATGTGAGGCGCGCTCTGACGTCGCGGCAAGCCCGTGACTCGCCCAGGCGCCGCCCTCCGAAGCGCCAAAGGCGCGGCCTAGCGCAGCCCAGGGCAGCGCCCTGGGTGTGCAGACCCACGATCCCTCTCCTCAAGGGAGAGCCCTGAAAGGGCGGACTAACTCCTGGGCCATCCGAAACCCTCCCCTCACGCGCTGCCTCAATCCCACACATACCGTTCATCAAACGGCATCTTGTGCCTGGCCAGAAACTCCCGGTACTCTTCCTGAAACGTCTTCACGCGATGGTGCTCCTCCTGATTGCGGATGTAATTCGCCACCTTGGGCACGTTGGATTCGCTCACTGAGAACGCGCCGTATCCTGCCTGCCACGCAAAGCCCGCGAGTGCTGCATTCTGCGTCTTGATCCATTTGGAGGACGATTTTTTCACGTCCTCCACCACCTGCGCCAGCGTGACCGTGCGGCCCATGTTGAAAAGCAGATGCACATGGTCCGCCACCGAGTTGATGAGCACCGCCGGGGAGTGCAGATTGGCCAGCACCGTGGCCATGTACGCATGCAGATCCGGACGCACCGAGGCGGACAGGCAGGGAACCCGTTCCTTCGTGGAGAAAATCAGGTGGATGTAGAGGTTCGCGAGCGATTGCGGCATGGGCGGGGGCGATGCGCTTTGAAGGGCCGGGAACGTATAGAATTAGGCCGCCCCTTCAGGGCTCCCGCAATAGAACTGGGAAACGGGTGATGGCAAACCCA
The sequence above is drawn from the Prosthecobacter vanneervenii genome and encodes:
- a CDS encoding glycerophosphodiester phosphodiesterase translates to MKTIAHRGGMGRGLQNSPAGVRLAAQHQADYVELDVVRAADGEFHCAHFGWNTKSALRECLAEIGPHMRLIAHLKGDYTEADLICVTEYLAAHLPWEKVVLASHRSRVLWRMRQLIPDIRLARFGLLPALAALWRRQPWDCCMVNQLVLTRWLVQALQRRGYEVVSSCVWELRSRQSVRRLGVDGAFVNLHEGQTMPLVSGTP
- the tnpA gene encoding IS200/IS605 family transposase; this translates as MPQSLANLYIHLIFSTKERVPCLSASVRPDLHAYMATVLANLHSPAVLINSVADHVHLLFNMGRTVTLAQVVEDVKKSSSKWIKTQNAALAGFAWQAGYGAFSVSESNVPKVANYIRNQEEHHRVKTFQEEYREFLARHKMPFDERYVWD